A DNA window from Helianthus annuus cultivar XRQ/B chromosome 15, HanXRQr2.0-SUNRISE, whole genome shotgun sequence contains the following coding sequences:
- the LOC110912650 gene encoding 9-cis-epoxycarotenoid dioxygenase NCED1, chloroplastic produces MASSTSTSAYTPTFNNPTTRFSSSSASNRPSISFSKKPQNSIVSALQTPSILQIPKQAPMKSSTSTGILELPSSPVVQQNWNVFQKVAAMALDAIEDGLKARENMRPLPKTVDPNVQIAGNFSPVPEQQVRQLLPVVGTIPEYIQGVYLRNGANPLFEPTSGHHLFDGDGMIYAVKFENGSVSYACRFTETHRLVQERAFGKPVFPKAIGELHGHSGIAKLMLFYARGLCGLIDHTNGIGVANAGLVYFNNRLLAMSEDDLPYHVRVTCSGDLKTAGRYDFDGQLESTMIAHPKIDPVSGELFALSYDVIKKPYLKYFRFSPDGKKSNDVAIDLETPTMVHDFAITENFVVVPDHQVVFKMSEMVTGGSPVVYDKEKVSRFGVLDKYAENGSNIKWVDVPECFCFHLWNAWEEPEHNEVVVIGSCMTPADSIFNECSDELKSILSEIRLNLKTGKSTRRQIISPENDVNLEAGMVNKHLLGRKTQFAYLAIAEPWPKVSGFAKVDLSTGETKKFFYGDEKYGGEPLFLPRTPNSAAEDDGHILAFVHDEKTWRSELQIVNAMTMELEATVKLPSRVPYGFHGTFIEANDLATQA; encoded by the coding sequence ATGGCTTCTTCTACTTCCACTTCCGCTTACACCCCTACATTCAACAACCCCACAACCAGATTCTCATCTTCTTCAGCTTCAAATCGACCCTCGATTTCGTTCAGTAAAAAACCGCAAAATTCGATTGTTTCTGCACTTCAAACGCCTTCAATTCTTCAAATTCCGAAACAGGCGCCGATGAAAAGCTCCACTTCTACCGGAATTCTTGAATTGCCCTCTTCTCCGGTGGTTCAACAGAATTGGAATGTGTTTCAGAAAGTTGCGGCAATGGCATTAGACGCGATTGAAGATGGATTAAAAGCTCGAGAGAACATGCGTCCGTTACCGAAAACCGTAGACCCGAATGTCCAAATCGCCGGGAATTTCTCTCCGGTACCGGAACAACAGGTGCGACAATTGTTACCGGTTGTCGGAACAATACCGGAGTATATCCAAGGAGTTTATTTGAGAAATGGAGCTAACCCATTGTTCGAACCGACATCCGGCCACCACTTGTTTGATGGGGATGGTATGATTTACGCGGTGAAGTTCGAAAACGGGTCGGTTAGTTACGCCTGCAGGTTTACGGAAACCCACAGGCTTGTGCAGGAACGCGCCTTCGGGAAACCAGTGTTCCCGAAGGCGATAGGGGAGCTTCACGGCCACTCTGGGATCGCGAAACTTATGTTGTTTTATGCTCGCGGTTTGTGCGGTCTGATAGACCACACAAACGGGATAGGCGTGGCCAACGCCGGTTTAGTTTATTTTAATAACCGGCTGTTGGCCATGTCAGAAGATGATTTACCTTATCACGTGCGAGTCACGTGCTCAGGTGATTTGAAAACCGCGGGGCGGTATGATTTTGATGGGCAGTTGGAGTCCACCATGATTGCCCACCCAAAAATCGACCCGGTTTCAGGGGAGCTTTTCGCATTGAGTTACGATGTGATTAAAAAACCGTACTTGAAGTATTTCCGGTTTTCGCCAGACGGGAAGAAGTCGAATGATGTGGCGATCGATTTGGAGACGCCGACTATGGTTCATGATTTTGCGATCACGGAGAATTTCGTGGTTGTGCCAGACCACCAGGTGGTCTTCAAGATGTCGGAAATGGTCACTGGCGGGTCGCCCGTTGTGTATGATAAAGAGAAGGTGTCACGTTTCGGCGTACTTGATAAATACGCCGAAAACGGGTCCAATATTAAATGGGTTGACGTTCCAGAGTGTTTCTGTTTCCATCTCTGGAACGCCTGGGAAGAACCCGAACACAACGAGGTTGTCGTGATCGGGTCCTGCATGACTCCAGCGGACTCGATTTTCAATGAATGTAGTGACGAATTAAAAAGTATTCTTTCAGAAATCCGCCTAAATTTAAAAACCGGCAAATCCACTCGCCGGCAGATCATTTCACCGGAAAATGACGTTAACTTGGAAGCTGGGATGGTGAACAAACACCTCCTCGGCCGGAAAACACAATTCGCTTACCTCGCGATCGCCGAACCATGGCCGAAGGTCTCCGGTTTTGCTAAAGTCGATCTTTCAACCGGCGAAACCAAGAAGTTCTTTTACGGAGACGAAAAATACGGCGGCGAGCCTCTGTTTCTTCCTAGAACCCCGAATTCAGCAGCTGAAGACGACGGTCACATCCTGGCATTCGTCCACGATGAAAAGACATGGCGATCGGAACTTCAAATCGTTAACGCAATGACAATGGAACTAGAGGCGACGGTGAAGCTGCCATCACGGGTTCCATACGGGTTTCACGGAACGTTTATCGAAGCCAATGATTTGGCAACTCAGGCATGA